The following are encoded in a window of Narcine bancroftii isolate sNarBan1 chromosome 2, sNarBan1.hap1, whole genome shotgun sequence genomic DNA:
- the nfu1 gene encoding NFU1 iron-sulfur cluster scaffold homolog, mitochondrial isoform X2, with protein sequence MFIQTQDTPNPNSLKFIPGCPVLESGTMDFSTPHSASRSLLARQLFRIDGVKGVFFGHDFITVTKTDNEVQWKLIKPDVYATIMDFFASGLPVVTDEAPPSDTAPSEDDDEVVAMIKELLDTRIRPTVQEDGGDVIYKGFEDGIVKLMLQGSCTSCPSSIITLKSGIENMLQFYIPEVEGVEQVVDEEKETEHL encoded by the exons ATGTTTATTCAAACCCAGGACACCCCAAATCCGAACAGCTTAAAGTTTATCCCTGGTTGTCCGGTGCTGGAGTCGGGAACCATGGATTTCTCCACGCCCCACAGTGCCTCCCGCTCCCTGTTGGCCAG GCAACTGTTCAGAATTGATGGAGTGAAGGGGGTTTTCTTTGGGCATGACTTCATCACCGTCACTAAG aCAGATAATGAGGTGCAGTGGAAGCTCATTAAACCAGATGTATATGCCACAATCATGGATTTCTTTGCATCGGGTCTTCCTGTTGTGACAGATGAAGCTCCTCCTTCCGATACAG CTCCTTCAGAGGACGATGATGAAGTTGTTGCGATGATTAAAGAACTGCTGGACACCAGAATTCG ACCCACTGTTCAGGAGGATGGGGGTGACGTGATTTACAAGGGGTTTGAAGATGGTATTGTGAAGCTGATGTTGCAGGGTTCCTGCACGAGCTGCCCCAGCTCGATCATTACGTTGAAGAGTGGAATTGAAAACATGCTGCAGTTCTATATTCCGGAGGTGGAAGGTGTTGAACAG gtagTAGACGAGGAAAAAGAAACTGAACATTTGTGA
- the nfu1 gene encoding NFU1 iron-sulfur cluster scaffold homolog, mitochondrial isoform X1: MAAELRQACWLLATRIYTGQSVKHLYCTKKWSGVGCQNLLLSSPSSFVPSRSMFIQTQDTPNPNSLKFIPGCPVLESGTMDFSTPHSASRSLLARQLFRIDGVKGVFFGHDFITVTKTDNEVQWKLIKPDVYATIMDFFASGLPVVTDEAPPSDTAPSEDDDEVVAMIKELLDTRIRPTVQEDGGDVIYKGFEDGIVKLMLQGSCTSCPSSIITLKSGIENMLQFYIPEVEGVEQVVDEEKETEHL; the protein is encoded by the exons ATGGCGGCGGAGTTGAGGCAGGCCTGCTGGTTGCTGGCAACAAG GATATACACGGGGCAAAGTGTTAAACATTTGTATTGCACCAAAAAATGGAGTGGTGTAGGATGTCAAAATCTTCTGCTGTCATCGCCTTCATCTTTTGTTCCTT caAGAAGTATGTTTATTCAAACCCAGGACACCCCAAATCCGAACAGCTTAAAGTTTATCCCTGGTTGTCCGGTGCTGGAGTCGGGAACCATGGATTTCTCCACGCCCCACAGTGCCTCCCGCTCCCTGTTGGCCAG GCAACTGTTCAGAATTGATGGAGTGAAGGGGGTTTTCTTTGGGCATGACTTCATCACCGTCACTAAG aCAGATAATGAGGTGCAGTGGAAGCTCATTAAACCAGATGTATATGCCACAATCATGGATTTCTTTGCATCGGGTCTTCCTGTTGTGACAGATGAAGCTCCTCCTTCCGATACAG CTCCTTCAGAGGACGATGATGAAGTTGTTGCGATGATTAAAGAACTGCTGGACACCAGAATTCG ACCCACTGTTCAGGAGGATGGGGGTGACGTGATTTACAAGGGGTTTGAAGATGGTATTGTGAAGCTGATGTTGCAGGGTTCCTGCACGAGCTGCCCCAGCTCGATCATTACGTTGAAGAGTGGAATTGAAAACATGCTGCAGTTCTATATTCCGGAGGTGGAAGGTGTTGAACAG gtagTAGACGAGGAAAAAGAAACTGAACATTTGTGA